The Diaphorobacter ruginosibacter genome contains a region encoding:
- the panB gene encoding 3-methyl-2-oxobutanoate hydroxymethyltransferase translates to MNAPAPASPSATGTPYGTIPPASPMPARKPISLPRLAQMREAGEKITMITAYDATYAAVADAAGVECILVGDSLGMVCQGLHSTVGVTLDAMAYHTESVARGLHRAQGTAWLISDLPYGSYAESREQAMRSASRLMQAGAHMIKLEGGGWTAPTVQFLVERGVPVCAHLGLTPQTVHALGGYRVQGRDDIAAAALRRQAIELQEAGASMLVLEMVPAELSRSLTQALASCHTIGIGAGSGTAGQVLVMHDMLGVNLGRNPKFVRNFMQDAGSVKGAIEAYVRAVKSGEFPDDAVHAW, encoded by the coding sequence ATGAACGCACCCGCACCGGCATCCCCCAGCGCCACGGGCACGCCCTATGGCACCATTCCGCCCGCATCGCCCATGCCTGCGCGCAAGCCCATCAGCCTGCCGCGCCTCGCGCAGATGCGCGAGGCAGGCGAGAAGATCACCATGATCACTGCCTACGATGCCACCTATGCGGCCGTGGCTGATGCTGCGGGCGTGGAGTGCATTCTGGTGGGCGATTCGCTGGGCATGGTCTGCCAGGGCCTTCACAGCACCGTGGGCGTGACGCTGGACGCCATGGCCTACCACACGGAAAGCGTGGCGCGCGGACTGCATCGCGCCCAGGGAACGGCCTGGCTCATCAGCGATCTGCCTTATGGGAGCTACGCCGAGAGCAGGGAACAGGCCATGCGCAGCGCCAGCCGGCTGATGCAGGCGGGCGCGCACATGATCAAGCTCGAAGGCGGCGGCTGGACGGCACCGACCGTGCAGTTCCTCGTCGAACGCGGCGTACCTGTCTGTGCACACCTGGGCCTCACGCCGCAGACGGTGCACGCGCTGGGCGGCTACCGCGTCCAGGGGCGCGACGACATCGCCGCCGCCGCGCTGCGCCGGCAGGCCATCGAACTGCAGGAGGCCGGCGCGTCGATGCTGGTGCTCGAGATGGTTCCCGCCGAACTCTCCCGCAGCCTCACCCAGGCGCTCGCGAGCTGCCACACCATCGGCATCGGTGCCGGCAGCGGCACTGCGGGGCAGGTGCTGGTCATGCACGACATGCTGGGCGTGAACCTGGGAAGGAACCCCAAGTTCGTGCGCAACTTCATGCAGGACGCAGGCTCCGTGAAGGGGGCGATCGAAGCCTATGTTCGCGCGGTGAAATCGGGCGAGTTCCCTGACGACGCCGTTCACGCCTGGTAG
- a CDS encoding choice-of-anchor U domain-containing protein, which translates to MRVRDENLNWSDWSDAGSFEIGNPAPEVDPNPKPEDKEQVLIDKQLDAPGAGTPAVGLNVKAVAQCRQVTSHAGTVPAGLLLKDQVAASGLIAFSLLDCDRPGFDARIQLTLPAPLAKGSKLMKVSAGPDGKPVATEITTAAFAGNVVTYSVTDGGPLDEDGQRNAAIVDPVVVAAPAEVIPPVTPPSGMQPVPVGHPLMLSLAGLLMAGWAARAQRRRRA; encoded by the coding sequence GTGCGCGTTCGCGACGAGAACCTGAACTGGTCCGACTGGAGCGATGCCGGTTCGTTCGAGATCGGCAATCCCGCACCCGAAGTGGACCCGAATCCCAAGCCCGAAGACAAGGAGCAGGTGCTGATCGACAAGCAGCTCGATGCACCGGGCGCGGGCACCCCGGCCGTGGGCCTGAACGTGAAGGCGGTTGCACAGTGCCGGCAGGTGACATCGCATGCGGGAACGGTTCCCGCGGGACTGTTGCTGAAGGACCAGGTGGCGGCCAGCGGCCTGATCGCCTTCAGCCTGCTGGATTGCGACCGGCCGGGCTTTGATGCGAGGATCCAGCTCACCTTGCCCGCGCCGCTGGCCAAGGGCAGCAAGTTGATGAAGGTATCGGCCGGGCCTGACGGCAAGCCGGTGGCCACGGAAATCACGACGGCCGCGTTTGCGGGCAATGTCGTCACCTACAGCGTGACGGATGGCGGCCCGCTCGACGAGGATGGACAGAGGAACGCGGCGATCGTGGATCCCGTCGTGGTGGCGGCACCTGCCGAGGTGATCCCTCCCGTGACCCCGCCGTCGGGCATGCAGCCTGTGCCGGTCGGCCATCCGTTGATGCTGTCGCTGGCCGGCTTGCTGATGGCGGGATGGGCCGCAAGGGCGCAGCGTCGCCGCCGAGCCTGA
- a CDS encoding 5-carboxymethyl-2-hydroxymuconate Delta-isomerase, which translates to MPHLVIDFSANLADFPEAQILKDVNAALCTSPEIKDEADVKSRTHRITHFEIGAQPENRGFVHAQLRLLSGRSPEAKNDLAERIAAVLRKHTPRPEGMMVQLSVEILDMDRGSYVKERL; encoded by the coding sequence ATGCCCCACCTCGTCATCGACTTCAGCGCCAACCTCGCCGATTTTCCGGAGGCACAGATCCTCAAGGACGTGAACGCCGCGCTGTGCACCAGCCCGGAGATCAAGGACGAAGCGGATGTGAAAAGCCGCACCCATCGCATCACGCATTTCGAAATTGGTGCGCAGCCCGAGAACCGGGGCTTCGTGCATGCCCAGCTGCGCCTTCTGTCGGGCCGCTCGCCCGAGGCCAAGAACGACCTCGCGGAGCGCATTGCCGCCGTGCTGCGCAAGCACACTCCACGCCCCGAAGGCATGATGGTGCAGTTGAGCGTGGAGATCCTCGACATGGATCGCGGCAGCTACGTGAAAGAGCGCCTGTAA
- a CDS encoding DUF3460 family protein, producing MSFFRRPDYQSDTTQFINKLKEQKPELDAQQQYGRSLLWDKQVDRDTWDEYNEGRVEQKPYVYQTNS from the coding sequence ATGTCCTTCTTCCGTCGCCCCGACTACCAATCCGATACCACGCAGTTCATCAACAAGCTCAAGGAACAGAAGCCCGAGCTGGATGCGCAGCAGCAGTACGGCCGCTCGCTGCTCTGGGACAAGCAGGTGGATCGCGACACCTGGGACGAGTACAACGAAGGCCGCGTCGAGCAGAAGCCCTACGTCTACCAGACCAACTCCTGA
- a CDS encoding segregation and condensation protein A produces MADTDPSITEDEAPSRKSGADGLPEVIDQVALARLYGEPLFALPQDLYIPPDALEIFLEAFEGPLDLLLYLIRKQNFNILDIPMLKVTQQYLSYVDEIRSRNLELAAEYLLMAAMLIEIKSRMLLPPKKQEGETEPEDPRAELVRRLLEYEQMKLASQRLNTVPQYGRDFLRAQVYIEQSLQPRFPDVELVDLQDAWRDILKRAKLVQHHKITREELSVREYMSNVLKTLQGRRFVEFEELFQPEKGGTVLVVTFIALLELAKETLIEITQAEAFAPIYVRLAYTPV; encoded by the coding sequence ATGGCCGATACCGATCCATCCATCACCGAGGACGAGGCGCCTTCGCGAAAATCGGGGGCCGACGGGCTTCCCGAGGTCATCGACCAGGTCGCGCTCGCTCGCCTGTATGGCGAGCCGCTGTTCGCCCTGCCCCAGGATCTGTACATTCCGCCCGACGCGCTCGAGATCTTCCTCGAGGCCTTCGAGGGGCCGCTCGACCTGCTGCTCTACCTTATCCGCAAGCAGAACTTCAACATCCTCGACATCCCCATGCTCAAGGTCACCCAGCAGTACCTGAGCTATGTGGATGAAATCCGCAGCCGCAATCTCGAGCTGGCCGCCGAGTACCTGCTGATGGCCGCCATGCTCATCGAGATCAAGTCGCGCATGCTGCTGCCGCCCAAGAAGCAGGAGGGCGAAACCGAGCCCGAGGATCCACGCGCCGAGCTGGTGCGCCGCCTGCTTGAGTACGAGCAGATGAAGCTCGCCAGCCAGCGGCTGAACACGGTGCCGCAATACGGCCGCGATTTTCTGCGCGCGCAGGTCTACATCGAGCAGAGCCTGCAGCCCCGCTTCCCCGACGTGGAGCTGGTCGACCTGCAGGATGCATGGCGCGACATCCTCAAGCGCGCCAAGCTCGTGCAGCACCACAAGATCACCCGCGAGGAGCTCTCGGTGCGCGAGTACATGAGCAATGTGCTCAAGACGCTGCAGGGCCGCCGCTTCGTGGAATTCGAGGAACTGTTCCAGCCCGAGAAAGGCGGCACCGTGCTGGTGGTCACCTTCATCGCGCTGCTCGAACTGGCCAAGGAAACGCTCATCGAAATCACCCAGGCCGAAGCCTTCGCGCCGATCTACGTGCGCCTGGCCTATACGCCAGTCTGA
- a CDS encoding DeoR/GlpR family DNA-binding transcription regulator yields MLQEDRFARIQSLLSTLDRVRTEQLIQDMQVSRETVRLDLLALESMGLVRRVHGGVARVAQEEPPFVQRQTQRVSEKRAIAKAAARRLVPGQMVFVDAGSTTAILAQELCLLSDLVVVTNSLTVALTLSGVRPAGPSGYGGGSRVILLGGDINPDVPCTFGEATLHEIRRYRADVALLSPFGMGAEHGVTFFDAHEASVATAMIEQSASLQVLADYGKIGMHGRYAVATAAQTAAVLTNEHEANAASLDALRAAGVEVVTV; encoded by the coding sequence ATGCTGCAAGAAGACCGGTTCGCACGCATTCAGTCCCTGCTCTCGACCCTCGATCGTGTTCGCACGGAGCAGCTCATACAGGACATGCAGGTGTCGCGCGAGACCGTGCGCCTGGATCTGCTGGCTCTGGAGTCCATGGGCCTCGTGCGCCGGGTGCACGGTGGTGTCGCCCGCGTGGCGCAGGAGGAGCCTCCGTTCGTACAGAGGCAGACCCAGCGCGTGAGCGAGAAGCGCGCCATTGCGAAGGCCGCGGCCAGGCGCCTTGTGCCCGGGCAGATGGTGTTCGTGGACGCCGGCAGCACCACCGCCATCCTCGCGCAGGAGCTGTGCCTGCTCTCCGATCTGGTGGTGGTGACCAATTCTTTGACCGTGGCGCTCACGCTCTCCGGTGTCCGTCCCGCGGGGCCTTCGGGCTATGGCGGCGGCTCGCGGGTGATTCTGCTCGGGGGGGACATCAACCCCGACGTGCCGTGCACCTTCGGTGAGGCGACGCTGCACGAGATACGCCGCTACCGCGCGGACGTGGCCCTGCTGTCGCCGTTCGGCATGGGGGCCGAGCACGGCGTGACCTTCTTCGATGCGCACGAGGCCAGCGTGGCCACGGCGATGATCGAGCAGTCCGCGTCGCTGCAGGTGCTGGCCGACTACGGCAAGATCGGCATGCACGGCCGCTATGCGGTGGCCACGGCAGCCCAGACGGCAGCGGTGCTGACCAATGAACACGAAGCCAACGCCGCGTCGCTGGACGCCTTGCGGGCGGCGGGGGTGGAGGTGGTGACGGTCTGA
- the pabB gene encoding aminodeoxychorismate synthase component I, which translates to MLSTLIDFPDPHSPSAARLRLRFGEPLRVWQARSAGEVAAVIEEVERAAREGRWCLGGLAYEAASAFDSAFSTHAPQQGLPLAWFAEYEAPVTVEAAASPDSGEAQLAHVHWKPGAHSESSRASFTRDIERIHAAIAQGECYQINYTAPMTGDLKGSAQALFDALREAQPGGYVASMCWGDERILSFSPELFFDWDGETLLTRPMKGTAARGATAEEDAALALHLRTSPKERAENVMIVDLLRNDVSRIAEPRSVQVPRLFHVEALPTVWQMTSDVVARTRPSTSLRDVFAALFPCGSITGAPKVQAMRWIARLEHEARGVYCGALGVVRPGAAPGSLRATFNVPIRTLSIGADGHVRCGIGSGITADAGAQDEWQEWKNKRAFIDRALPPLQILETLLLSDGVLRNRERHLARMRASAAYFGFAWNEPPVHQTLAALCSQHPQGDWRVRWLLHEDGTFEAQAFAFSATAQPVKLALADRCFAAAHSDFVSHKTTRRTHYAAFEPASQSGLFDVILWNDAGEITECTRGNIAMQLESGDWVTPALACGLLPGIGRELALASGRLREAVVHVRDAHRVRAWAFLNSLRGWLDAEIA; encoded by the coding sequence ATGCTGTCCACATTGATTGATTTTCCCGACCCCCACAGCCCCTCGGCGGCACGTCTGCGCCTGCGCTTCGGCGAGCCTTTGCGCGTGTGGCAGGCCCGCTCGGCGGGCGAGGTGGCCGCGGTGATCGAGGAGGTGGAGCGCGCAGCCCGCGAGGGGCGCTGGTGCCTGGGCGGCCTGGCCTATGAGGCGGCAAGTGCATTCGACAGCGCCTTTTCCACCCATGCGCCGCAGCAGGGACTGCCGCTCGCGTGGTTTGCCGAGTACGAAGCTCCCGTTACTGTCGAGGCCGCTGCCTCCCCCGATTCGGGCGAGGCGCAACTGGCCCACGTGCACTGGAAGCCCGGCGCCCATTCGGAATCATCGCGTGCAAGCTTCACCCGGGACATCGAGCGCATCCACGCGGCGATCGCGCAGGGGGAGTGCTACCAGATCAATTACACGGCCCCCATGACCGGCGATCTCAAGGGATCGGCTCAGGCATTGTTCGACGCACTGCGCGAGGCCCAGCCCGGCGGCTATGTCGCCAGCATGTGCTGGGGTGACGAGCGGATCCTGAGCTTCTCGCCCGAATTGTTCTTCGATTGGGACGGCGAGACGCTGCTGACCCGTCCCATGAAGGGCACGGCGGCGCGCGGCGCCACAGCGGAGGAGGACGCGGCGTTGGCCCTGCACCTGCGCACCTCCCCCAAGGAGCGGGCGGAGAACGTGATGATCGTGGACCTGCTGCGCAACGACGTCTCGCGCATTGCCGAGCCGCGCAGTGTGCAGGTGCCGCGCCTGTTCCACGTCGAGGCATTGCCAACGGTGTGGCAGATGACCTCGGACGTGGTGGCTCGCACCAGGCCATCGACGTCCCTGCGCGACGTGTTCGCAGCCCTGTTCCCCTGCGGGTCGATCACCGGCGCGCCCAAGGTGCAGGCCATGCGCTGGATTGCCCGGCTGGAGCACGAAGCGCGGGGCGTGTATTGCGGCGCCCTGGGCGTGGTGCGGCCCGGCGCCGCCCCCGGCAGCCTGCGCGCCACCTTCAACGTGCCGATCCGTACCTTGTCCATCGGAGCGGATGGGCATGTGCGCTGCGGCATCGGCAGCGGCATCACCGCCGATGCCGGCGCGCAGGACGAATGGCAGGAATGGAAGAACAAGCGCGCGTTCATCGACCGCGCGCTGCCGCCGCTGCAGATTCTGGAAACGCTGCTGCTCAGTGATGGCGTACTGCGGAACCGCGAGCGGCACCTGGCGCGCATGCGGGCGTCCGCGGCGTACTTCGGCTTCGCATGGAACGAGCCGCCGGTGCATCAAACCCTGGCGGCTCTCTGCAGCCAGCATCCTCAAGGGGACTGGCGCGTGCGGTGGCTGCTGCATGAGGATGGCACCTTCGAGGCACAGGCATTCGCTTTCTCTGCCACCGCGCAGCCCGTGAAACTGGCGTTGGCAGATCGCTGCTTTGCCGCTGCGCACAGTGATTTCGTGTCTCACAAGACCACGCGGCGCACGCATTACGCTGCCTTCGAGCCAGCTTCGCAGAGCGGGCTCTTTGACGTGATCCTGTGGAACGACGCGGGTGAAATCACGGAGTGCACGCGCGGCAACATCGCCATGCAGTTGGAGAGCGGAGACTGGGTGACGCCTGCGCTTGCCTGCGGGCTGTTGCCAGGCATCGGCCGGGAGCTTGCGCTTGCGTCGGGCCGGCTGCGCGAGGCCGTGGTGCATGTGCGCGATGCGCACCGGGTGCGTGCATGGGCGTTCCTCAACAGCCTGCGCGGCTGGCTGGACGCCGAGATCGCTTGA
- a CDS encoding FN3 domain-containing metallophosphoesterase family protein — protein MDANWRFLWAAGAWAVCGLAQAQTVLQEQNFDAAGTGAVISAVPPAGWTVSTFYSDGTPGDVKVTQGSADWLGWKFLTPGTWTANKKTDATTRRGDFTLGTGGIALIESDGLRADKPYSASLAAPSIEVTSAKNYVLTFDTHYRQGQSPQTADVTITFDKGAALIQRLSADTLNQKVTVSFTAPEGARTAQASWNYRSTSNNWYWALDNVKLQRDDSAPPAPFDPSALPATSARPALTVGPTLQNPGTDHMAVMFETTESKPTVWVRKAGSTGSFTIVNAVNAEGDFNDASIFFGDLKGLDSNTLYEYAVVTGTSAAPKVAGPYQFKTWPRESDQVKSAKFAVVSDTQDGKANRLKNIVQGLIANDCNGSAAQCAQTLAGFVVPGDLVGSGSTRSHWSGHFFTPLSAISAYVPIVPAPGNHEYFGEQASAGTEKNWLKTYRKYFNRMPANGSAKHPLHWYHIDYLGLRIVGSDFNPASAMHNTGGWTSYDNGRGLFRAEYMKEHLDWFTGLMKKTREERKPYMVLLNHHPCLSEKWRQGEVMGVCDFISQMEDYGRSTGAITANLNGHVHFYERGNSMDSRHLWLNVASGAGDLENAKQDDDSDLDVIANTKLTFGYGTLQVGFGDAVPSMEWKRYDLGANGSSMSAVADDSIRVTSTRFSAKPTLPQARMGKIDPATLKLGYALQDGASTIYEAQWQLSKAAGFDGAQPVYDVWGNDTRRENWTYLNNQRVNTQSGADIASLELGRILANPRRIYPNVGATTKRGGVKSAIVAGGNSLLDRFNCAYKWDEDGDSGDVRQGGRQCFARLVLENGEKGSVFDPFHGKAPRSCGWAPTSAGTGACAFATRT, from the coding sequence ATGGACGCGAACTGGCGATTTTTATGGGCGGCCGGCGCATGGGCGGTCTGCGGGCTTGCGCAGGCGCAGACCGTGCTGCAGGAGCAGAATTTCGATGCAGCGGGCACCGGTGCGGTGATCAGCGCGGTGCCGCCCGCGGGCTGGACCGTGAGCACCTTCTACTCGGACGGTACGCCCGGTGATGTCAAGGTGACGCAGGGCTCCGCCGACTGGCTCGGCTGGAAGTTCCTGACACCCGGGACCTGGACCGCGAACAAGAAGACCGACGCCACCACCAGGCGCGGCGACTTCACGCTGGGCACGGGCGGCATTGCACTGATCGAGTCGGATGGCCTGCGCGCCGACAAGCCCTACAGCGCATCGCTCGCCGCGCCCTCCATCGAGGTCACGAGCGCGAAGAACTACGTGCTGACGTTCGACACCCACTACCGCCAGGGCCAGAGCCCGCAGACGGCGGACGTGACCATCACGTTCGACAAGGGCGCTGCCCTCATCCAGCGGCTGTCGGCGGACACCCTGAACCAGAAGGTCACGGTGAGCTTCACCGCTCCCGAAGGTGCGCGCACGGCGCAGGCGAGCTGGAACTATCGCAGCACCAGCAACAACTGGTACTGGGCATTGGACAACGTCAAGCTGCAGCGCGACGACTCCGCGCCGCCGGCGCCATTCGACCCATCGGCCCTGCCCGCGACGAGCGCCCGGCCTGCACTCACCGTGGGCCCGACGCTGCAGAACCCCGGTACGGACCACATGGCCGTGATGTTCGAGACCACCGAATCGAAGCCCACCGTCTGGGTGCGCAAGGCCGGCAGCACTGGCAGCTTCACGATCGTGAATGCGGTCAATGCGGAAGGCGACTTCAACGACGCGAGCATCTTCTTTGGCGACCTGAAGGGCCTCGACTCCAACACGCTCTATGAGTACGCGGTGGTCACGGGCACCAGCGCGGCGCCCAAGGTGGCGGGGCCCTACCAGTTCAAGACCTGGCCGCGCGAATCCGACCAGGTGAAGAGCGCCAAGTTCGCCGTGGTGTCCGACACGCAGGATGGCAAGGCCAACCGCCTGAAGAACATCGTGCAGGGCTTGATCGCCAACGATTGCAATGGCAGCGCGGCGCAGTGCGCGCAGACGCTGGCGGGCTTCGTGGTGCCGGGCGACCTGGTGGGCTCGGGCAGCACCCGCTCCCACTGGAGCGGCCATTTCTTCACGCCGCTCAGCGCGATCTCCGCCTACGTGCCCATCGTGCCCGCGCCGGGCAACCACGAGTACTTCGGCGAGCAGGCGAGCGCGGGCACGGAAAAGAACTGGCTCAAGACCTACCGCAAGTACTTCAACCGCATGCCGGCCAATGGTTCCGCGAAGCATCCGCTGCACTGGTACCACATCGACTACCTGGGCCTGCGCATTGTCGGCAGTGACTTCAACCCTGCATCGGCGATGCACAACACGGGCGGATGGACAAGCTACGACAACGGGCGCGGCCTGTTCCGCGCCGAGTACATGAAGGAGCACCTCGACTGGTTCACGGGCCTGATGAAGAAGACGCGCGAGGAGCGGAAGCCCTACATGGTGCTGCTCAACCACCATCCCTGCCTGAGCGAGAAATGGCGCCAGGGCGAGGTGATGGGCGTGTGTGATTTCATCTCGCAGATGGAGGACTACGGCCGCAGCACGGGCGCCATCACGGCGAACCTCAATGGCCATGTGCATTTCTACGAGCGCGGCAATTCCATGGACAGCAGGCACCTGTGGCTGAACGTGGCATCGGGTGCGGGCGACCTGGAGAACGCCAAGCAGGACGATGATTCCGATCTGGACGTGATCGCCAACACCAAGCTCACGTTCGGCTACGGCACGCTGCAGGTCGGCTTTGGCGATGCCGTTCCGTCGATGGAGTGGAAACGCTATGACCTGGGCGCGAACGGTTCGTCCATGAGCGCCGTTGCCGATGACTCCATCCGGGTGACCAGCACGCGTTTTTCCGCCAAGCCGACGCTGCCGCAGGCGCGAATGGGCAAGATTGATCCTGCGACACTCAAGCTGGGCTATGCCTTGCAGGACGGCGCCTCCACCATCTACGAGGCGCAATGGCAGCTGTCGAAGGCCGCCGGGTTCGATGGTGCGCAGCCGGTCTACGACGTGTGGGGCAACGATACGCGGCGTGAGAACTGGACCTACCTGAACAACCAGCGCGTCAATACGCAGAGCGGAGCGGACATTGCGTCGCTGGAGCTCGGCCGCATTCTCGCCAACCCGCGGCGTATCTATCCCAACGTGGGTGCGACCACCAAGCGCGGCGGCGTGAAAAGTGCCATCGTCGCGGGTGGCAACAGCCTGCTCGACCGCTTCAACTGCGCCTACAAGTGGGACGAAGATGGTGATTCGGGCGATGTGCGCCAGGGCGGACGGCAGTGCTTTGCGCGCCTGGTACTGGAGAACGGAGAGAAGGGCTCGGTCTTCGATCCTTTCCATGGAAAGGCCCCGAGATCCTGCGGCTGGGCACCGACGAGCGCTGGTACTGGCGCGTGCGCGTTCGCGACGAGAACCTGA
- a CDS encoding LysR family transcriptional regulator, with protein sequence MQARQPASVRGEDARISHRHIEVFRAVMLAGGVTGAARMLYTSQPTVSRELARLESLLGYALFERAQGRLRATARALSLWEEVQRSWQGLDHVVEHAMALGRPHHSHISVLSMPALSHALLPGAIARMQAEHGPQALSVATQDGPLLLEWMSAQRFDLGLTEQADAPPGTRAIALPAVDEVAVLPAAHPLAKKKKLKAADFAHQPFISLARDDVYRQRIDAEFARAGVERQLLLEAHSAIAVCAMVQQGLGIAIVNPLTARACEGGPLVVRPITLSIPFQVQVLLPLHRPAVSGVEGLLAALHAQVKSHA encoded by the coding sequence ATGCAAGCCAGACAACCTGCTTCCGTCCGCGGCGAGGATGCGCGCATCAGCCATCGCCATATCGAGGTGTTCCGTGCCGTGATGCTCGCGGGTGGAGTGACGGGCGCTGCGCGCATGCTCTACACCTCGCAGCCCACGGTGAGCCGCGAACTCGCGCGGCTGGAGAGCCTGCTGGGGTACGCGCTGTTCGAACGCGCCCAGGGGCGCCTGCGCGCCACCGCGCGCGCGCTGTCGCTATGGGAGGAGGTGCAGCGCAGCTGGCAGGGACTCGATCACGTCGTGGAGCACGCGATGGCGCTCGGGCGGCCCCACCATTCCCACATCAGCGTGCTCAGCATGCCCGCGCTCAGCCATGCATTGCTGCCCGGCGCCATCGCGCGGATGCAGGCCGAGCATGGGCCGCAGGCGCTCAGCGTGGCCACGCAGGACGGGCCCCTGCTGCTGGAGTGGATGTCCGCTCAGCGCTTCGACCTGGGCCTGACCGAGCAGGCCGATGCACCGCCCGGCACCCGCGCCATCGCATTGCCTGCGGTGGATGAGGTCGCGGTGCTGCCCGCGGCGCATCCGCTGGCGAAAAAGAAGAAGCTGAAGGCGGCGGATTTCGCGCACCAGCCCTTCATCAGCCTTGCGCGCGACGACGTGTACCGCCAGCGCATCGATGCGGAATTCGCGCGCGCCGGAGTCGAGCGTCAACTGCTGCTCGAAGCCCACAGCGCCATCGCCGTCTGCGCCATGGTGCAGCAGGGCCTGGGCATCGCCATCGTCAACCCGCTCACGGCGCGGGCCTGCGAGGGTGGCCCATTGGTGGTGCGGCCGATCACGTTGTCGATCCCGTTTCAGGTGCAGGTGCTTTTGCCGCTGCACAGGCCTGCGGTGAGCGGGGTGGAGGGCCTGCTGGCGGCATTGCACGCGCAGGTGAAGTCGCACGCCTGA
- the panC gene encoding pantoate--beta-alanine ligase, producing the protein MHIVHSIPDLRAALAQRGRPAFVPTMGNLHDGHLSLVHIAGQQGDVTVASIFVNRLQFLPHEDFDSYPRTWEADCAKLESAGCDVLFAPREKDLYPEPQVFKVQPDPLLADILEGEFRPGFFTGVCTVVMKLFSCVFATTGGGSAVFGMKDYQQLMVIRRMVQQFAMPIEIIAGNTTRADDGLALSSRNGYLSAEERQQAMALSQALKALAEAARDGSAPLADLEAAAMQALRDKGWEPDYLTVRNRSDLLAPADASARADAPLVALGAARLGSTRLIDNLEF; encoded by the coding sequence ATGCACATCGTCCACTCCATCCCCGACCTCCGCGCCGCGCTTGCCCAGCGTGGCAGGCCCGCCTTCGTTCCCACCATGGGCAACCTGCATGACGGCCACCTCTCGCTCGTGCATATTGCCGGGCAGCAGGGCGACGTCACCGTCGCCAGCATCTTCGTGAACCGCCTGCAGTTCCTGCCCCATGAGGATTTCGACAGCTATCCCCGCACCTGGGAGGCCGATTGCGCCAAGCTCGAGTCTGCGGGCTGCGATGTGCTGTTCGCCCCGCGCGAGAAGGACCTGTATCCGGAGCCCCAGGTGTTCAAGGTGCAGCCCGACCCGCTGCTCGCCGATATCCTCGAAGGCGAGTTCCGTCCCGGTTTCTTCACAGGCGTGTGCACGGTCGTGATGAAGCTGTTCTCGTGCGTGTTCGCGACAACGGGCGGCGGCAGCGCCGTCTTCGGCATGAAGGACTACCAGCAGCTCATGGTGATCCGCCGCATGGTGCAGCAGTTCGCAATGCCCATCGAGATCATCGCCGGCAACACCACGCGCGCAGATGACGGGCTCGCGCTCAGCTCCCGCAACGGCTACCTGAGCGCCGAGGAGCGCCAGCAGGCCATGGCCCTGTCGCAGGCACTCAAGGCGCTGGCCGAGGCCGCTCGCGACGGCAGTGCGCCACTGGCCGATCTGGAGGCCGCCGCCATGCAGGCGCTGCGCGACAAGGGCTGGGAGCCGGACTACCTCACCGTGCGCAACCGCAGCGACCTGCTGGCTCCCGCCGATGCCTCGGCACGGGCCGATGCGCCGCTCGTGGCATTGGGTGCGGCACGCCTGGGCAGCACGCGCCTGATCGACAACCTGGAGTTCTGA